A genomic segment from Polyangium mundeleinium encodes:
- a CDS encoding ketopantoate reductase family protein: MSQDGVSSGARSSGPRFLVVGCGGIGGLVAAHLFAGGHDVTALTTNARIADAINTKGLRVLGENSPGVVRGRAVTELGPGTEPFDYILLATQPPQVEEAARGVLQHLAETGAMVTFQNGLCEPRLARIAGPERVLGGVVAWGASMPEPGVYERTSPGGFVLGRMDGQPDDRLFPLAKALGSIGETILTDNLAGARWSKLAINCSISSLGALGGDRLGVLLRHRFIRRLTLEIMTEVVLVARASGVKLQKVSGTLDLDWIALSDADRVAVASPSLFAKHAILLAVGTRFRKMRSSMLAAMERGRPPAVDFLNGEITSRGLSLGIATPINAAIQAEVHALAASRTPPSLAVCRALYERTRSLVNAPFSIPPPPAEADPAALDPEIPPPPRKATPRASSSSLEL, encoded by the coding sequence ATGAGCCAAGACGGCGTCTCGAGCGGCGCGCGATCCTCCGGACCGCGCTTTCTTGTCGTTGGATGCGGCGGAATTGGTGGTCTCGTGGCCGCGCACCTGTTCGCAGGTGGGCACGACGTCACGGCGCTGACCACGAATGCACGGATCGCAGACGCGATCAATACGAAGGGCCTGCGCGTCCTCGGTGAAAACAGCCCCGGCGTCGTGCGCGGGCGGGCGGTCACCGAGCTCGGGCCGGGCACCGAGCCGTTTGATTACATCCTGCTCGCCACGCAGCCGCCGCAGGTGGAAGAGGCCGCGCGCGGCGTGCTGCAGCACCTCGCGGAGACGGGCGCGATGGTGACGTTCCAGAACGGCCTTTGCGAGCCGCGGCTCGCGCGGATCGCGGGCCCGGAGCGCGTGCTCGGCGGCGTCGTCGCGTGGGGCGCGTCCATGCCCGAGCCCGGCGTGTACGAACGCACGTCGCCCGGGGGATTTGTGCTCGGCCGCATGGATGGGCAGCCGGACGACCGGCTCTTCCCGCTGGCAAAGGCGCTCGGATCGATCGGCGAGACGATCCTCACGGACAACCTGGCCGGGGCGCGCTGGTCGAAGCTCGCGATCAATTGCTCGATCTCCTCGCTCGGCGCGCTCGGCGGCGACCGGCTCGGCGTGCTTTTGCGCCATCGCTTCATTCGTCGCCTCACGCTGGAGATCATGACCGAGGTCGTGCTCGTGGCGCGCGCCTCGGGCGTGAAGCTGCAAAAGGTCTCGGGCACGCTCGATCTCGACTGGATCGCGCTCTCCGACGCCGACCGTGTGGCCGTCGCGTCGCCCTCGCTCTTCGCCAAGCACGCCATTTTGCTCGCGGTCGGTACGCGCTTCCGCAAGATGCGCTCGTCGATGCTCGCCGCGATGGAGCGCGGCCGCCCGCCCGCCGTGGATTTCTTGAACGGCGAAATCACGAGCCGTGGCCTCTCGCTCGGCATCGCGACACCCATCAATGCAGCCATCCAGGCCGAGGTGCACGCGCTCGCCGCGAGCCGGACGCCGCCCTCGCTCGCGGTTTGCCGCGCGCTTTACGAGCGCACGCGTTCGCTCGTGAATGCGCCGTTCTCCATCCCGCCGCCCCCCGCGGAGGCGGATCCGGCCGCGCTCGACCCGGAAATCCCGCCTCCGCCGCGCAAGGCAACGCCCCGCGCCTCGTCCTCTTCGCTCGAACTATGA
- the lpxC gene encoding UDP-3-O-acyl-N-acetylglucosamine deacetylase codes for MVDPRKTLADDVQFTGRGLHTGKPVEVRIRPVGAGDGRFFVRMDLPGEPVIRARAAFVTDTTRSTTLANEGASVRTPEHLLAALARMGVDDARIEITGPEVPILDGSALPWAEAIARVGLSAAYAPRLETVLEAPIWVPSNGGAFVAALPAPELRFSCGIVFDAAPIGEQWASLLASPERFLAEVAPARTFGVLADVEAMQARGLLAGGSLDAAIVCDGTKWLNGPLRFPDEPARHKLLDFMGDLALVDPLPRAHYLAFKAGHALHVRLSQRLTEGG; via the coding sequence ATGGTCGACCCGCGAAAAACACTAGCCGACGACGTGCAGTTCACGGGGCGGGGCCTGCACACGGGAAAACCCGTCGAGGTGCGAATCCGCCCCGTCGGGGCGGGCGACGGGCGCTTCTTCGTGCGGATGGATCTGCCGGGCGAGCCCGTGATCCGGGCCCGCGCGGCGTTCGTCACCGATACGACACGATCGACCACGCTCGCGAATGAAGGGGCGTCCGTGCGGACGCCGGAGCATTTGCTGGCAGCGCTCGCGAGGATGGGCGTGGACGACGCGCGCATCGAGATCACGGGGCCCGAGGTGCCGATCCTCGACGGCTCGGCGCTGCCGTGGGCCGAAGCGATCGCGCGGGTGGGGCTCTCGGCGGCGTACGCGCCGCGGCTCGAAACGGTGCTCGAAGCGCCGATCTGGGTGCCTTCGAACGGCGGCGCGTTCGTCGCGGCGCTCCCCGCGCCGGAATTGAGGTTTTCCTGTGGAATCGTGTTCGACGCGGCGCCGATCGGCGAGCAATGGGCCTCGCTCCTGGCCTCGCCCGAGCGATTCCTCGCGGAGGTGGCGCCGGCGCGAACGTTCGGCGTCCTCGCGGACGTGGAGGCGATGCAAGCGCGGGGGCTGCTCGCGGGCGGGAGCCTCGACGCGGCGATCGTTTGTGATGGAACGAAATGGCTGAACGGGCCGCTGCGCTTCCCGGACGAGCCCGCGCGCCATAAGCTCCTGGACTTCATGGGCGATCTAGCGCTCGTGGATCCGCTGCCGCGGGCGCATTACCTCGCGTTCAAGGCGGGACACGCGCTGCACGTGCGGCTTTCGCAGCGGCTCACGGAAGGGGGGTGA
- a CDS encoding encapsulin-associated ferritin-like protein, producing the protein MGSETYHEPYDVLSPAARDMHRAIWSLIEELEAIDWYAQRAEVTNDAELKAVLLHNRAEEIEHAMMNLEWIRRQDSLFDKNIRTHLLKDVPITEIEASEERKQAGEAEGASAGASSSPPHSPPPRTGSGRGLGIASLKGR; encoded by the coding sequence ATGGGCAGCGAGACCTATCACGAGCCGTACGACGTCTTGTCCCCTGCGGCTCGGGACATGCACCGAGCGATCTGGTCCCTCATCGAGGAGCTCGAGGCCATCGATTGGTACGCGCAGCGCGCCGAGGTCACGAACGACGCGGAGCTCAAGGCCGTCCTCTTGCACAACCGTGCCGAGGAGATCGAGCACGCGATGATGAACCTCGAATGGATCCGCCGGCAGGATTCGTTATTTGACAAAAATATCCGCACCCATTTGCTGAAGGACGTCCCGATCACCGAGATCGAGGCGAGCGAGGAAAGAAAACAAGCGGGTGAAGCCGAGGGGGCGAGCGCGGGGGCGTCGTCATCGCCGCCGCATTCTCCGCCGCCGCGCACCGGTTCGGGTCGTGGGCTCGGCATTGCCAGCTTGAAGGGGAGGTGA
- a CDS encoding family 1 encapsulin nanocompartment shell protein, whose amino-acid sequence MALDLLRRDLAPILPEAFALIDAEARRVLQLSLAARKLVDFRGPFGWGYASVNTGRLRPLGEGPVPGVSIGQRTSQPLLELRTPIALDLADLDAAARGAVDLDMSAVVQAAERIARVEDGAVFHGYAEGDIHGIVQKSPHAPVRVPNVTAFPAAVVQAQEVLRSAGVTGPYVLVAGSREYDELAAGSDDGYPILKRIERQIIDHPVVWAPALSGAVLLSVRGGDFELTVGQDLSIGYAYHEKQRVELFLTESFTFRVLEPQAAVVLRRG is encoded by the coding sequence GTGGCTCTGGACCTGCTTCGTCGTGACCTCGCTCCGATCCTGCCCGAGGCCTTCGCGCTCATCGACGCGGAGGCGCGGCGCGTGCTCCAGTTGAGCCTCGCGGCGCGCAAGCTCGTCGATTTCCGCGGGCCGTTCGGCTGGGGATACGCCTCCGTCAATACGGGCCGGCTCCGCCCGCTCGGCGAGGGCCCCGTGCCCGGCGTGTCCATCGGGCAACGCACATCGCAACCGCTCCTCGAATTGCGCACGCCCATCGCGCTCGACCTCGCGGACCTCGACGCGGCGGCGCGTGGCGCTGTCGACCTCGACATGTCCGCGGTGGTGCAGGCGGCCGAGCGGATCGCGCGGGTCGAGGACGGCGCCGTTTTTCATGGATATGCCGAGGGGGACATCCACGGCATCGTGCAGAAGAGCCCGCACGCGCCCGTACGTGTCCCGAATGTCACGGCATTCCCGGCTGCGGTCGTGCAGGCGCAAGAGGTCCTCCGGTCGGCCGGCGTCACGGGTCCTTATGTGCTCGTGGCCGGCTCGCGTGAATACGACGAGCTCGCGGCGGGCTCGGACGACGGGTATCCGATCTTGAAGCGCATCGAGCGACAGATCATCGATCACCCGGTCGTGTGGGCGCCTGCGCTCTCGGGCGCGGTGCTGCTCTCCGTGCGCGGCGGCGATTTCGAGCTCACGGTCGGGCAGGATCTCTCGATCGGATACGCGTACCACGAAAAACAGCGGGTCGAGCTCTTCCTGACCGAGTCGTTCACGTTCCGCGTGCTCGAACCGCAGGCGGCCGTGGTTCTCCGCCGCGGCTAG
- a CDS encoding diacylglycerol/lipid kinase family protein has product MKPLLIVNPQSAGGKTGALFEKMRGPVERHLGHVDVVFTERARHAVDIAREAANEGRGMVISVGGDGSIHEVVCGLMEARDAGKKLPKFGIIGAGTGGDYRRTLGFENRLDRYCEAIAEGKTRAVDIGRFSYATHTGERKSSYFVNILSVGMSGLVDQLVAESTRTLGGTMAYFTSSVKGLARSVVGRVKCTIWREDSSREETIETRCFAICNGRYFGSGMQVAPMAHPDDGLFDVVDLGAASRLRFFMVSSRMYTGTHVHSLDVKHYRCERIQLELLNEDVADRFLLDVDGEPLGRLPLEVEMVPGAIEVLVPKQ; this is encoded by the coding sequence ATGAAGCCGCTTCTCATCGTGAACCCCCAGTCGGCGGGAGGAAAGACGGGCGCGCTCTTCGAGAAGATGCGCGGGCCGGTCGAGCGTCACCTCGGGCACGTCGACGTCGTGTTCACCGAGCGCGCCCGGCACGCGGTCGACATCGCGCGCGAGGCGGCGAACGAGGGGCGGGGGATGGTGATCTCGGTCGGCGGCGACGGCTCGATCCACGAGGTCGTCTGCGGGCTCATGGAGGCGCGCGACGCCGGCAAGAAGCTCCCCAAGTTCGGCATCATCGGCGCCGGCACCGGCGGCGACTACCGGCGCACGCTCGGCTTCGAGAACCGCCTCGACCGTTATTGCGAGGCCATCGCCGAGGGCAAGACGCGCGCGGTGGACATCGGCCGATTCTCGTACGCGACGCATACGGGCGAGCGGAAAAGTTCTTACTTCGTGAACATCCTCTCCGTCGGCATGAGCGGCCTCGTCGATCAGCTCGTGGCCGAGTCGACGCGCACGCTCGGCGGCACGATGGCGTATTTCACGTCCTCGGTGAAAGGCCTCGCGCGGAGCGTCGTCGGCCGCGTCAAATGCACGATATGGCGGGAGGACAGCTCCCGCGAAGAGACGATCGAGACACGCTGCTTCGCGATCTGCAACGGCCGGTACTTCGGCAGCGGCATGCAGGTCGCGCCGATGGCGCACCCCGACGACGGGCTCTTCGACGTCGTCGACCTCGGCGCCGCCTCGCGCCTGCGGTTTTTTATGGTGTCCTCGCGCATGTACACCGGCACGCACGTGCACTCGCTCGACGTGAAGCACTACCGCTGCGAGCGCATCCAATTGGAACTTTTGAACGAGGACGTCGCGGATCGTTTCCTTCTCGACGTCGATGGCGAGCCGCTCGGCCGCTTGCCGCTGGAGGTCGAGATGGTGCCTGGCGCCATCGAGGTCCTCGTCCCGAAACAATAA
- a CDS encoding dipeptidyl-peptidase 3 family protein: MHILPDVSARLARFVPTPIDADLDVLTPDEREVLLHLVRASLPIDAIFLRQSFADAPEMRAALARETSPLAKDALAYFDLSAGPWDRLDQEPFVGDMPRPPGAGYYPVDMTKDEFEAWIAAHPAEADALRSLYTLVRRGEHGLVTIPYSTAFRSFLEPLVAELEKAAAATKDGGLARYLGAVVKALGADEYYESDLAWMDMESRVEVTIGPYETYEDRLFGYKAAFTSFVTVIDPSASGTLARLKSELPAMEQNLPIPDEHKNPNRGTDSPIRVADLVYSAGDTRAGVQTLAFNLPNDERVREAKGSKNVLLRNVMKAKFEGILKPIAARVLAPEELSRLSADAFFHHTLLHELSHGLGPGRIVVDGASTEVRLRLEELHSPFEEAKADVMGIYNLLFLMDRGVLPAEGRSALFSTFLAGMFRATRFGIEEAHGKGTALQLHWLMEKGVIREDTTSGLFSIDHEKVPGAIRELLREILLVQAHGDKEGARAMLSKYGVMSEPLARALGKLGDIPVDIRPIYPAAERLLGVTS, from the coding sequence ATGCACATTCTGCCCGACGTCTCGGCGCGCCTCGCGCGCTTCGTGCCCACGCCCATCGACGCCGACCTCGACGTGCTCACGCCGGACGAGCGCGAGGTCCTCCTGCACCTCGTCCGCGCGTCCCTGCCGATCGACGCGATTTTCCTGCGGCAATCGTTCGCGGATGCGCCGGAGATGCGCGCGGCGCTGGCCCGCGAGACGTCGCCGCTCGCAAAGGACGCGCTCGCGTATTTCGATCTATCGGCCGGGCCCTGGGATCGGCTCGATCAGGAGCCGTTCGTGGGCGACATGCCGAGGCCGCCCGGCGCAGGGTATTACCCGGTCGACATGACGAAGGACGAGTTCGAGGCGTGGATCGCCGCGCATCCGGCCGAGGCGGACGCGCTGCGGAGCCTCTACACGCTCGTTCGGCGCGGAGAACATGGGCTCGTCACGATTCCGTATTCGACGGCGTTCCGGTCGTTCCTCGAGCCCCTCGTCGCGGAGCTCGAAAAGGCCGCGGCGGCGACGAAGGACGGCGGGCTCGCGCGGTACCTCGGCGCCGTGGTGAAGGCGCTCGGGGCGGACGAGTATTATGAGAGTGACCTCGCCTGGATGGACATGGAGAGCCGTGTGGAGGTCACGATCGGCCCGTACGAGACCTACGAGGACCGGCTCTTCGGGTACAAGGCCGCGTTCACCTCGTTCGTGACCGTGATCGACCCCTCGGCGAGCGGCACGCTCGCGCGATTGAAGTCGGAGCTGCCCGCGATGGAGCAGAACCTGCCGATCCCGGACGAGCACAAGAATCCGAACCGCGGCACCGATTCGCCGATCCGCGTGGCCGACCTCGTCTATTCGGCCGGCGACACGAGGGCCGGCGTGCAAACGCTCGCGTTCAACCTGCCGAACGACGAGCGCGTCCGCGAGGCGAAAGGGAGCAAAAACGTCCTGCTCCGCAACGTGATGAAGGCGAAATTCGAGGGGATCTTGAAGCCCATCGCAGCGCGTGTCCTCGCGCCCGAGGAGCTTTCGCGTCTCTCGGCCGATGCATTCTTCCATCACACGCTCTTGCACGAGCTCTCGCACGGGCTCGGTCCCGGCCGGATCGTCGTGGACGGCGCCTCGACCGAGGTGCGGCTCCGGCTGGAGGAGCTGCATTCGCCGTTCGAGGAGGCGAAGGCGGACGTGATGGGGATCTACAACCTCCTCTTTTTGATGGATCGCGGCGTGCTGCCGGCCGAGGGGCGCTCCGCGCTCTTCTCGACGTTCCTCGCCGGTATGTTCCGCGCGACCCGCTTCGGTATCGAGGAGGCGCACGGCAAAGGAACGGCGCTGCAGCTTCACTGGCTGATGGAGAAAGGCGTGATCCGCGAGGACACCACGAGCGGGCTCTTTTCGATCGATCACGAAAAGGTGCCCGGCGCGATCCGGGAGCTGCTGCGCGAAATCCTCCTCGTGCAAGCCCACGGCGACAAGGAAGGCGCGCGGGCCATGTTGTCGAAATACGGCGTGATGAGCGAGCCGCTCGCGCGCGCGCTCGGCAAGCTCGGCGATATCCCCGTGGACATCCGTCCGATCTATCCGGCGGCCGAGCGGCTGCTCGGCGTCACGTCATAG
- the ggt gene encoding gamma-glutamyltransferase: protein MRHTNLALLLVATLLGCSLDSQPAPPTTNPDAGGGGAGGDAGHEPMDAGTDSPADAEPPPDPVPPTMFVPTAAGKGGAAATVDHRGTWAAIEALKAGGNAIDAAVAAAAMLGVTDPFSCGVGGGGFMLVWLADKKQAVVIDHRETTPQGMKHTAYYQNGAPIAFNDLLTSGLSVGVPGTLRGWDEALRRYGKRSLTDALKLAIFVAKKGFDVDPTFFDQTTRNLDRFRQIQSTRALFLNAAGDPFPVGSIFTNPDLAATYELIAKNGPAVFYDGDIGKDIVATVTSPPFTADATIVPRPGFMALSDLSAYEARVRPAVQTTYRGLTILGVGLPSSGGLTTGITLNLLDGFDPASMSKSDFLHHWLEASRLAYADRNTFMGDPEFVNVPVEGMLSAAYTAERRPLIDPTMASIEAKPAGNPFAHQVDPSGAMPKPPVGFHAGESPAELDPETTHITVADSFGNLVSYTCTIEYEGGNGMVVPGRGFLLNNELTDFNIPATPDTPHPNVLEPGKRPRSSMSPTIVLANGVPVLSLGSPGGATIITTVMQILVNHLDFKMPIDEALAAPRVSQRNAPNATSSAEPLFMSSPDATALQAKGHAFSDAGLIGAATAIRLNEDGTMTAVAEPVRRNGGSAMVLESK from the coding sequence ATGCGTCACACGAATCTCGCTCTTCTCCTTGTGGCCACGCTCCTCGGCTGCTCGCTCGATTCACAGCCGGCCCCTCCCACCACGAATCCGGACGCGGGCGGCGGCGGCGCCGGTGGCGACGCGGGGCACGAGCCGATGGACGCGGGGACCGATAGCCCGGCCGACGCGGAGCCCCCGCCCGATCCGGTGCCGCCCACGATGTTCGTGCCAACCGCCGCCGGGAAGGGCGGCGCCGCGGCGACGGTGGATCACCGCGGGACGTGGGCCGCGATCGAGGCGCTGAAGGCCGGCGGCAATGCGATCGACGCGGCCGTCGCCGCGGCCGCCATGCTCGGCGTGACGGATCCGTTCTCGTGCGGCGTCGGCGGCGGTGGGTTCATGCTCGTATGGCTCGCCGACAAGAAGCAAGCCGTGGTGATCGATCACCGCGAGACGACGCCGCAGGGAATGAAGCACACGGCGTATTACCAGAACGGCGCGCCCATTGCATTCAACGATCTGCTCACGAGCGGCCTCTCCGTTGGCGTGCCCGGCACGCTGCGCGGCTGGGACGAGGCGCTGCGTCGTTATGGAAAACGGTCGCTCACCGACGCGCTGAAGCTCGCCATTTTCGTGGCGAAGAAGGGGTTTGATGTCGACCCGACGTTCTTCGATCAGACGACGCGCAACCTCGATCGATTCCGGCAGATCCAGAGCACACGCGCGCTCTTCCTGAACGCGGCCGGCGACCCCTTCCCCGTCGGCTCGATCTTCACGAACCCGGACCTCGCCGCGACGTACGAGCTCATCGCGAAGAACGGCCCGGCGGTCTTTTATGATGGCGACATCGGCAAGGACATCGTCGCGACCGTGACGAGCCCGCCGTTCACGGCCGACGCGACGATCGTGCCGCGCCCGGGTTTCATGGCCCTCTCGGACCTCTCGGCCTACGAGGCGCGCGTGCGCCCCGCCGTGCAAACGACCTATCGCGGGCTCACGATCCTCGGCGTCGGTTTGCCTTCGAGCGGGGGACTCACCACGGGCATCACGCTGAACCTGCTCGACGGATTCGATCCGGCCTCGATGAGCAAATCGGACTTTTTGCACCACTGGCTCGAAGCCTCCCGGCTCGCGTATGCGGATCGCAACACGTTCATGGGGGATCCCGAGTTCGTGAACGTGCCCGTGGAGGGAATGCTCTCGGCGGCGTACACGGCCGAGCGGCGGCCCCTCATCGACCCGACGATGGCGTCGATCGAGGCAAAGCCCGCGGGCAATCCGTTCGCGCATCAGGTGGATCCGAGCGGCGCGATGCCGAAGCCGCCCGTCGGGTTCCATGCGGGGGAGTCGCCCGCCGAGCTCGATCCGGAGACCACGCACATCACGGTGGCGGATTCGTTCGGGAACCTGGTCTCCTACACCTGCACCATCGAATACGAGGGCGGCAATGGCATGGTGGTACCGGGGCGCGGGTTCTTGCTGAACAACGAGCTGACCGATTTCAACATCCCCGCCACGCCGGACACGCCGCACCCGAACGTGCTCGAACCGGGCAAACGGCCGCGCAGCAGCATGAGCCCGACGATCGTCCTGGCGAACGGCGTGCCCGTGCTGTCGCTTGGCTCGCCCGGCGGCGCGACGATCATCACGACGGTGATGCAGATCCTCGTGAATCACCTCGATTTCAAGATGCCGATCGATGAGGCGCTGGCCGCGCCGCGTGTGTCGCAGCGAAATGCACCGAACGCCACGAGCAGCGCCGAGCCGCTGTTCATGAGCTCGCCCGATGCGACGGCGCTCCAGGCCAAGGGCCACGCGTTTTCGGATGCGGGCCTCATCGGCGCGGCGACGGCGATTCGTTTGAACGAGGATGGCACGATGACAGCCGTCGCAGAGCCGGTGCGCCGCAATGGCGGGAGCGCGATGGTGCTGGAATCGAAGTGA